From a region of the Suncus etruscus isolate mSunEtr1 chromosome 11, mSunEtr1.pri.cur, whole genome shotgun sequence genome:
- the GPR182 gene encoding G-protein coupled receptor 182, whose protein sequence is MSNKTSPSEGFTPEPANDLGEIHNWTELFYFFNHTLPECEIDLSEDAKSVVLFVLYLAIFVVGLVENLLVICVHWRCCSGRSGFVRLYILNMAIADLGVVLTLPVWMLEFTLEYTWLWGSFSCRFAHYFYFVNMYSSIFFLLCLSVDRYITLSHASSSWQRSQHRVRRAVCACVWVLSAILPLPEVAHIQLLESVEPVCLFMAPLESYNVGTLVISLSTTILGFLLPFPFIAIFNVLTACRLWRTGQPQGRRHSILVSAYTATFIICWLPYHVTLLLFTLLGTHISLHCYVVHLLYFFYDVVDCFSLLHCVINPILYNFLSRNFRGQLLSAVVHYLPKVQARARRHASSSSSSSTQHSIIITKEGIQPTAASPQSPLNLNSQASNISPLSAPPSLPISEAES, encoded by the coding sequence ATGTCAAACAAGACCAGCCCCTCTGAGGGATTCACCCCGGAGCCTGCCAATGACCTGGGGGAGATCCACAACTGGACTGAACTGTTCTATTTCTTCAACCACACTTTGCCTGAGTGCGAGATAGACCTGAGTGAGGATGCCAAGAGTGTGGTCCTCTTTGTCCTCTACCTGGCCATCTTCGTGGTGGGGCTAGTGGAGAACCTCCTGGTCATCTGTGTGCACTGGCGCTGCTGCTCAGGCCGCTCAGGGTTCGTGCGCCTCTACATCCTCAACATGGCCATTGCCGACCTGGGTGTCGTCTTGACCCTGCCCGTGTGGATGCTTGAGTTCACACTGGAATACACCTGGCTCTGGGGCAGCTTCTCCTGCCGTTTTGCCCACTATTTCTACTTTGTCAATATGTACAGCAGCATCTTCTTTCTGTTGTGCCTCAGCGTAGACCGCTACATCACTCTCTCCCATGCCTCATCCTCCTGGCAGCGCTCCCAACACCGAGTGCGTCGGGCCGTGTGCGCCTGTGTCTGGGTCCTCTCAGCCATCTTGCCACTGCCCGAGGTGGCCCACATCCAGCTGTTAGAGAGTGTAGAGCCCGTATGCCTCTTCATGGCGCCCTTGGAAAGCTACAACGTTGGAACCCTGGTGATTTCACTCTCTACCACCATCCTGGGCTTCCTGCTGCCCTTCCCTTTCATCGCCATCTTCAACGTTTTGACAGCCTGTCGGCTATGGCGAACAGGTCAGCCCCAGGGCCGGCGTCACTCTATATTGGTATCTGCCTACACAGCCACCTTCATCATCTGCTGGCTACCCTATCATGTGACTCTGCTACTGTTCACACTGCTTGGGACCCATATCTCCTTGCACTGTTACGTGGTCCACCTGCTCTACTTCTTCTATGATGTTGTCGACTGTTTCTCCCTCCTCCACTGCGTGATCAATCCCATCCTTTACAATTTTCTCAGCCGCAACTTCCGGGGCCAGCTGCTGAGCGCTGTGGTCCATTACCTTCCCAAGGTCCAGGCCCGGGCAAGGAGGCatgcttcttcctcctcttcctcctcaacGCAGCACTCCATTATCATCACCAAGGAGGGCATCCAGCCCACTGCAGCGAGCCCCCAGAGTCCCCTGAACCTGAACTCCCAGGCGTCAAATATCTCTCCACTCTCTGCTCCTCCATCTCTCCCAATCAGTGAAGCAGAAAGCTAA
- the ZBTB39 gene encoding zinc finger and BTB domain-containing protein 39, whose product MGMRIKLQSTNHPNNLLKELNKCRLSETMCDVTIVVGSRSFPAHKAVLACAAGYFQNLFLNTGLDAARTYVVDFITPANFEKILSFVYTSELFTDLINVGVIYEVAERLGMEDLLQACHATFPDLENTAVAKPLTSTSESHASSLNCGSVEPTHPLGELRGSGEHFAPDRSYILSSDIGENYKEEERNVINDTNRGLSISQQPPPPKTEDHDTPASFTSVPGVGTQPVLSNISMGIQTSTSSCLPFKVQSNGDFSKNSCFISDNAIDITTGTNSCLSNSDHSKDPSFGQMDDLQLEDLGDEDLQFEDPTEEIGTAEEVIELSDDTEDELTFGENDNQENKAMPCQVCKKVLEPNIQLIRQHARDHVDLLTGNCKVCETHFQDRNSRVTHVLSHIGIFLFSCDMCETKFFTQWQLTLHRRDGIFENNIIVHPNDPLPGKLNLFSGTASPELKCAACGKALAKDFHVVRGHILDHLNLKGQACSICDQRHLNLCNLMWHTLSHLGILVFSCSVCANSFVDWHLLEKHMAVHQSLEDALFRCHLCGQSYKSEAAYRYHVSQHKCNSGLDVRPGLGLQHPAVQKRKLPAEEFLSDELALQGQPGNSKYSCKVCGKRFAHTSEFNYHRRIHTGEKPYQCKVCHKFFRGRSTIKCHLKTHSGALMYRCTVCGHYSSTLNLMSKHVGVHKGSLPPDFTIEQTFMYIIHSKEAEKNPDS is encoded by the coding sequence ATGGGCATGAGGATCAAGCTGCAGAGCACCAACCACCCCAACAACCTGCTGAAGGAACTCAATAAGTGTCGGCTCTCAGAGACCATGTGCGATGTCACCATTGTGGTGGGGAGCCGCTCTTTCCCAGCCCACAAAGCCGTGTTGGCATGTGCGGCTGGCTACTTCCAGAACCTTTTCCTGAATACTGGGCTTGATGCTGCCAGAACCTATGTGGTGGACTTCATCACCCCTGCCAACTTTGAGAAGATTCTGAGCTTTGTGTACACATCTGAGCTCTTCACAGACCTGATCAATGTTGGGGTCATCTATGAGGTGGCTGAGCGCCTGGGTATGGAGGATCTCCTCCAGGCTTGTCATGCCACCTTTCCTGACCTGGAGAATACTGCTGTTGCCAAGCCCCTGACCAGCACCAGTGAGAGCCACGCCAGTTCTTTGAATTGCGGCTCAGTAGAACCAACCCATCCCCTTGGAGAACTTCGTGGTAGTGGGGAGCACTTTGCCCCTGATAGAAGTTATATATTGTCTAGTGATATTGGAGAAAACtataaagaggaagagagaaatgtcATCAATGATACAAACCGTGGCTTGTCAATATCACAgcagccaccaccaccaaagaCAGAAGATCATGACACACCTGCTTCTTTCACATCTGTTCCTGGTGTGGGGACCCAGCCAGTCCTCAGCAACATCAGTATGGGCATTCAAACCAGCACAAGTTCCTGCCTGCCATTCAAAGTTCAGAGCAATGGCGACTTCAGTAAAAACAGCTGTTTCATTTCTGACAATGCAATAGACATTACCACTGGGACCAACTCCTGTCTGAGCAATAGTGACCATTCCAAAGATCCAAGCTTTGGGCAGATGGATGACCTCCAGCTGGAGGACCTGGGGGATGAAGACTTGCAGTTTGAAGACCCCACTGAGGAAATTGGTACAGCTGAGGAGGTAATTGAGTTGAGTGATGATACTGAGGATGAGCTGACTTTTGGAGAGAACGACAACCAAGAGAATAAGGCCATGCCTTGCCAGGTCTGCAAGAAAGTTCTAGAGCCCAACATCCAGCTGATCCGACAGCATGCACGGGACCATGTGGACTTGCTAACAGGCAACTGCAAGGTCTGCGAGACCCACTTTCAGGACCGAAACTCTCGGGTGACCCATGTTTTATCCCACataggtatttttcttttctcctgcgACATGTGTGAAACCAAGTTCTTTACCCAGTGGCAGCTCACTCTACACCGACGGGATGGAATATTTGAGAACAACATCATTGTCCACCCCAATGACCCCCTGCCTGGGAAGCTTAATCTGTTTTCTGGAACGGCCTCTCCAGAATTGAAATGTGCCGCTTGTGGAAAGGCATTGGCCAAAGATTTCCATGTAGTCCGGGGTCACATCCTCGACCATCTAAACTTGAAGGGCCAGGCATGCAGCATCTGTGACCAGCGCCACCTCAACCTCTGCAACTTGATGTGGCACACACTTTCACATCTTGGCATTTTAGTCTTCTCCTGCTCTGTCTGTGCAAATAGCTTTGTGGATTGGCATCTCCTCGAGAAGCACATGGCTGTGCACCAAAGCCTGGAAGATGCCCTATTCCGCTGCCACTTGTGTGGCCAGAGTTACAAGTCGGAAGCTGCCTATCGCTACCATGTCAGCCAGCACAAATGCAACAGTGGCCTTGACGTGCGGCCTGGTTTAGGGCTCCAGCACCCAGCTGTCCAGAAGCGAAAGCTGCCTGCTGAGGAATTCCTTAGTGATGAGCTGGCTCTGCAAGGCCAACCTGGGAACAGCAAGTATAGCTGTAAGGTCTGTGGGAAAAGGTTTGCCCACACAAGTGAGTTCAACTATCACCGGCGGATCCACACAGGTGAGAAGCCATACCAGTGTAAGGTGTGCCACAAGTTCTTTCGAGGCCGCTCGACCATCAAGTGCCACCTGAAGACGCACTCGGGGGCCCTCATGTACCGCTGTACGGTCTGTGGCCACTACAGCTCCACTCTTAACCTCATGAGCAAACATGTTGGCGTGCACAAAGGCAGCCTCCCACCCGACTTCACCATTGAACAGACCTTCATGTACATTATCCATTCCAAAGAGGCAGAAAAGAACCCAGACAGCTGA